In the genome of Nycticebus coucang isolate mNycCou1 chromosome 12, mNycCou1.pri, whole genome shotgun sequence, one region contains:
- the LOC128561795 gene encoding UPF0415 protein C7orf25-like, whose protein sequence is MSAHSMFCERIAIAKELIKRAESLSRSRKGGIEGGAKLCSKLKAELKFLQKVEAGKVAIKESHLQSTNLTHLRAIVESAENLEEVVSVLHVFAYTDTLGEKQTLVVDVVANGGHTWVKAIGRKAEALHNIWLGRGQYGDKSITEQAEDFLQASHQQPVQYSNPHIIFAFYNCVSSPMAEKLKEMGISVRGDTVAVNSLLDHPEELQLSESESDEEGPQLLPVTRVDRENILASVAFPTEIKVDVCRRANLDITTLIIYVSALSYGGCHFIFKEKVLTEQAEQERKEQVLPQLEAFMKDKELFACESAVKDFQSILDTLGGPGERERAALLIKQIIVVPDQPSERALRLVASSKINSCSLTIFGTGDTLKAITMTANSGFVRAANNQGVKFSVFIHQPRALTEGKEALATPLPKDNTAGSEH, encoded by the coding sequence ATGTCTGCACACTCCATGTTCTGTGAACGAATTGCCATAGCCAAGGAACTGATCAAGAGAGCAGAATCACTTTCTAGATCAAGAAAAGGTGGCATTGAAGGTGGTGCAAAGCTGTGCAGCAAACTGAAGGCAGAATTAAAGTTCTTACAGAAAGTAGAAGCTGGGAAAGTAGCTATTAAAGAATCCCATTTACAGAGCACTAATTTAACACACCTGCGAGCCAttgtggaatcagcagaaaacctggaagaaGTTGTTAGTGTTCTTCATGTCTTTGCTTACACAGATACCTTGGGAGAGAAGCAGACCCTTGTGGTGGACGTGGTTGCAAATGGTGGTCATACTTGGGTGAAAGCCATTGGCCGAAAAGCTGAAGCTCTGCATAACATCTGGCTGGGCAGGGGCCAGTATGGTGACAAAAGCATCACTGAGCAGGCTGAAGACTTCCTCCAGGCGAGTCACCAGCAGCCAGTGCAGTATAGCAACCCTCACATCATCTTTGCATTTTACAACTGTGTCTCCAGCCCCATGGCCGAGAAGCTGAAAGAAATGGGCATATCTGTGAGAGGAGACACAGTAGCAGTCAACTCTCTGTTAGATCACCCTGAAGAGCTCCAGCTCAGTGAGAGTGAATCAGATGAAGAGGGCCCTCAACTTCTGCCAGTGACCAGAGTAGACCGAGAAAATATACTGGCGAGTGTTGCGTTTCCAACAGAGATTAAGGTTGATGTATGCAGAAGAGCAAATCTGGACATTACTACTTTAATCATATATGTGTCTGCCCTTAGCTATGGAGGCTGccactttattttcaaagaaaaagtacTCACAGAACAAGCAGAGCAAGAGAGGAAGGAACAGGTTCTGCCTCAGCTGGAGGCGTTTATGAAGGACAAGGAGTTGTTTGCTTGTGAATCTGCTGTCAAAGATTTTCAGTCCATTCTAGATACCTTAGGAGgacctggggagagagagagggcagctCTGCTAATTAAGCAAATTATTgtggttccagaccagccttctGAGCGTGCCTTGAGACTAGTGGCCAGTTCGAAAATTAATAGCTGCTCATTAACGATCTTTGGGACAGGAGACACCCTGAAAGCCATCACAATGACCGCCAATAGTGGTTTTGTCAGAGCTGCAAACAATCAGGGTGTTAAATTTAGTGTGTTTATCCATCAGCCCAGAGCACTTACTGAGGGCAAAGAAGCCCTAGCCACCCCCTTACCAAAAGACAACACTGCTGGCAGCGAGCACTAA